The genomic DNA CGCACCGATCGGCTTGATTGCCACAGCCGGCAACGCACAAGTATCCTTGGCCTGGAGCTCAGTCAGCGGCGCAACGAGCTATACGGTGAAGCGCGCGACGACGAGCGGCGGTCCGTACACGAACGTGGCGACCGGCCTGACGACGGCAAGCTACACGAACACCGGCCTGACGAACGGCACGACGTACTATTACGTTGTCAGCGCGTCGAACAGCATAGGTCAAGGCCCGGACTCCGCGCAGGTGAGCGCGACACCGGCGGCCGGCACGCAGGTTCCGTCGGCACCGACCGGGCTGGCCGCGACAGCGGGCAATGCACAGGTGTCCTTGACCTGGAACGCGGTGAGCGGCGCAACGAGCTATACGGTGAAGCGCGCGACGACGAGCGGCGGTCCGTACACGAACGTGGCGACCGGCCTGACGACGGCAAGCTACACGAACACCGGCCTGACGAATGGCACGACGTACTATTACGTTGTCAGCGCGTCGAACAGCATAGGTCAAGGCCCGAACTCCGCGCAGGTAAGCGCAACGCCGACCGGTGGTTCAACCGCCTCGAACCTCGTGCTGCAGTACAGAGCGGCCGATACAAATGCAGCCGACAACCAGATCAAGCCGTCCTTCAACATCAAAAACAACGGTACTTCGGCTGTTGATCTGAGCACGCTCAAAATCCGCTACTACTTCACCAAGGACGGTTCTGCGGCGGTAAACGGCTGGATCGACTGGGCGCAGCTCGGCGGCAGCAACATTCAGATCTCGTTCGGCAACCATACCGGCACGAATTCGGATACGTACGTGGAGCTGAGCTTCTCGTCCGGGGCAGGCTCGATTGCGGCGGGCGGCCAATCCGGTGAAATCCAGCTGCGCATGTCCAAGACGGACTGGTCGAACTTCAACGAGGCGAACGACTACTCGTTCGATGGGACGAAGACGGCCTTTGCTGACTGGGATCGGGTCGTATTGTACCAGAACGGCCAAATAGTGTGGGGAACTGCTCCATGAACCGGCACAGGGGAAAATTCCAGTCCCGCTCTCAATGCAGGGCGTACCGGCGGCATCCCTTGTTGAAATGAATATTCCTGGGAGGGATCAATAATGAGGACAAGACAAAGAAAGCGGCTGTTCGTCAGTGCGGCGCTGGCAGTTTCCTTGACAATGACCGTACCGATGCCCGCTTCTGTAAATGCAGCTGCGAGCGACGTCACTTTCACGATTAATACCCAGTCGGAGCGAGCACCGATCAGCCCCAATATTTACGGAACCAATCAGGATCTGAGCGGGACGGAGAACTGGTCATCCCGCAGGCTCGGAGGCAACCGGCTGACGGGCTACAACTGGGAGAACAACGCATCCAGTGCCGGAAGGGACTGGCTTCATTACAGCGATGATTTTCTCTGCGGCAACGGTGGTGTTCCAGACACCGACTGCGACAAGCCGGGGGCGGTTGTTACCGCTTTTCACGATAAATCTTTGGATAATGGAGCTTACTCCATTGTAACGCTGCAAATGGCGGGTTATGTGTCCCGGGATAAGAACGGTCCAGTTGACGAGAGTGAGACGGCTCCGTCACCGCGCTGGGATAAGGTCGAGTTTGCCAAAAATGCGCCGTTCTCCCTTCAGCCGGATCTGAACGACGGACAAGTATATATGGATGAAGAAGTCAACTTCCTGGTCAACCGATATGGAAGCGCTTCAACATCAACGGGCATTAAAGCGTATTCGCTGGATAACGAGCCGGCGCTGTGGTCCGAGACGCATCCAAGGATTCATCCGGATCAGCTACAAGCATCGGAGCTCGTCGCCAAGAGCATCGACTTGTCAAAGGCGGTGAAGAACGTCGATCCGCATGCCGAAATATTCGGCCCTGCCCTTTACGGCTTCGGCGCATATTTATCTCTGCAGGACGCTCCGGATTGGCTGAGTCTGCAAGGCAACTACAGTTGGTTTATCGATTACTATCTGGATCAGATGAAGAATGCTCATACGCAGAACGGCACAAGATTGCTCGATGTGCTGGATGTCCACTGGTATCCGGAAGCGCAGGGCGGAGGCCAGCGAATCGTCTTTGGCGGGGCGGGCAATGTCGATACGCAGAAGGCTCGCGTACAAGCGCCAAGATCGCTATGGGATCCGGCTTACCAGGAAGACAGCTGGATCGGCACATGGTTTTCGAGTTACTTGCCCTTAATTCCGAAGCTGCAATCTTCGATTCAGACGTATTATCCGGGTACAAAGCTGGCGATCACAGAGTTCAGCTACGGCGGAGACAATCACATCTCGGGAGGCATTGCTACCGCGGACGCGCTCGGCATTTTTGGTAAATATGGCGTTTATGCCGCGAATTACTGGCAGACGGAGGACAATACCGATTATACCAGCGCTGCTTACAAGCTGTACCGCAACTACGACGGCAACAAATCGGGGTTCGGCTCGATCAAAGTGAACGCCGCTACATCCGATACGGAGAACAGCTCGGTATACGCTTCGGTTACTGACGAGGAGAATTCCGAACTCCACTTAATCGTGCTGAATAAAAATTTCGACGATCCGATCAACGCAACTTTCCAGCTGTCTGGTGACAAAACCTACACAT from Paenibacillus woosongensis includes the following:
- a CDS encoding glycoside hydrolase family 44 protein, whose product is MRTRQRKRLFVSAALAVSLTMTVPMPASVNAAASDVTFTINTQSERAPISPNIYGTNQDLSGTENWSSRRLGGNRLTGYNWENNASSAGRDWLHYSDDFLCGNGGVPDTDCDKPGAVVTAFHDKSLDNGAYSIVTLQMAGYVSRDKNGPVDESETAPSPRWDKVEFAKNAPFSLQPDLNDGQVYMDEEVNFLVNRYGSASTSTGIKAYSLDNEPALWSETHPRIHPDQLQASELVAKSIDLSKAVKNVDPHAEIFGPALYGFGAYLSLQDAPDWLSLQGNYSWFIDYYLDQMKNAHTQNGTRLLDVLDVHWYPEAQGGGQRIVFGGAGNVDTQKARVQAPRSLWDPAYQEDSWIGTWFSSYLPLIPKLQSSIQTYYPGTKLAITEFSYGGDNHISGGIATADALGIFGKYGVYAANYWQTEDNTDYTSAAYKLYRNYDGNKSGFGSIKVNAATSDTENSSVYASVTDEENSELHLIVLNKNFDDPINATFQLSGDKTYTSGRVWGFDQTGSDITEQAAVANINNNQFTYTLPPLSAYHIVLKADSAEPVNSDLVVQYKDGDRNNATDNQIKPHFNIQNKGTSPVDLSSLTMRYYFTKDSSAAMNGWIDWAKLGGSNIQISFGNHNGSDSDTYVELGFSSGAGSIAAGGQSGEIQLRMSKADWSNFNEANDYSFDGAKTVYMDWDRVTLYQDGQLVWGIEP